From the Leptolyngbya sp. O-77 genome, one window contains:
- a CDS encoding DnaJ domain-containing protein: MSSNKITARIESEIQRLSSEHGYSDSILREFALFVLTKESTKSKTTAKPKPPKVKKLTITQVKQAIYDHFGVKDTKELKKSGAFQLATSSMGNISLSKKEDWEQLYRKLIGILPGEEGESGYGCINGINIFKYDMPWKAFGLDPKVNSTEDVKAAYRDLSKIYHPDNSETGNAEIFDRLTVFYKSLTEKF; this comes from the coding sequence ATGAGCAGTAACAAAATTACAGCCCGGATCGAGTCCGAGATTCAGCGGTTATCTTCCGAGCATGGCTACAGTGATTCGATTCTGCGAGAATTCGCGCTCTTTGTTCTGACAAAAGAGTCCACAAAATCGAAGACTACTGCAAAGCCGAAGCCACCCAAGGTCAAGAAGCTAACCATTACGCAAGTTAAGCAAGCAATCTACGATCACTTCGGCGTAAAAGACACCAAGGAGCTCAAAAAGTCTGGTGCATTTCAGCTTGCAACTAGCAGCATGGGCAACATAAGCCTTAGCAAGAAAGAGGACTGGGAGCAACTTTATCGGAAACTGATTGGCATTTTGCCCGGTGAAGAAGGCGAATCAGGCTATGGCTGCATCAACGGCATCAACATCTTCAAATACGATATGCCGTGGAAAGCGTTTGGGCTTGATCCTAAAGTCAACTCTACTGAGGATGTCAAAGCTGCCTATCGGGATCTCAGCAAGATCTACCACCCAGATAATTCCGAAACAGGAAATGCAGAAATTTTCGACCGATTGACCGTGTTCTACAAGAGTTTGACCGAGAAGTTCTAA
- a CDS encoding GTP cyclohydrolase II, whose translation MTDAQSKAKPKHIILTSHRNRLGAKTTPIHWGAADPVERGPIIGSVRSTAQRNVIGTHGGSYSVYRALAVASGVLDPEHRADLTNTSPVSAIGPYASWKDPEKIVSLDPWGAIASEIFAPHFPSDYDIRPTIAITKAHIFIPELRDEIASGRLRVDGKILKEDSNLVVTKAAIDPVWYLPGIAKRLEVEEWELRRILFQQTGGMFPELVTRPDLQVFLPPIGGTTVYIVGDETTIGDPTKPLAVRVHDECNGSDVFGSDICTCRPYLVHGIEVCIQTAQEGGAGVIVYCRKEGRALGEVTKFLVYNARKRQEGGDRADAYFLRTECVAGVQDMRFQELMPDVLHWLGVSKIDRLVSMSNMKYNAITHAGIEVVQRIPIPPDLIPADAQVEIEAKKASGYYSENGVLTTDALAQVKGRDY comes from the coding sequence ATGACAGACGCACAATCCAAAGCCAAGCCCAAACATATTATTCTCACGTCTCATCGCAATCGCCTGGGAGCCAAGACTACGCCAATTCACTGGGGCGCAGCCGATCCGGTCGAGCGCGGCCCCATCATTGGCTCGGTTCGCAGCACGGCTCAGCGCAATGTAATCGGCACGCACGGCGGTTCCTACAGCGTCTATCGGGCGCTGGCGGTGGCCAGCGGGGTGCTTGACCCAGAGCATCGGGCGGATTTGACGAATACTTCTCCGGTTTCGGCAATTGGCCCCTACGCCAGTTGGAAAGATCCCGAAAAGATTGTCTCGCTTGATCCGTGGGGGGCGATCGCCAGCGAGATTTTTGCGCCCCATTTCCCCAGCGACTACGACATTCGCCCCACCATCGCCATCACCAAGGCGCACATCTTCATTCCGGAACTGCGCGACGAAATCGCCAGCGGCCGTCTGCGGGTAGACGGCAAGATTCTCAAAGAAGACAGCAATTTAGTGGTGACGAAGGCCGCCATCGACCCGGTGTGGTATCTGCCAGGAATTGCCAAACGGCTGGAGGTCGAAGAATGGGAACTGCGACGTATTTTGTTCCAGCAGACGGGCGGCATGTTTCCTGAACTGGTGACGCGCCCCGATTTGCAGGTGTTTCTCCCGCCCATCGGTGGCACCACGGTCTACATTGTCGGCGACGAAACAACCATTGGCGACCCAACCAAGCCGCTGGCCGTGCGGGTGCATGACGAATGCAACGGCTCCGATGTATTTGGCTCTGATATTTGCACCTGTCGCCCTTATCTGGTGCATGGCATTGAAGTCTGCATCCAAACTGCCCAGGAAGGCGGTGCAGGTGTTATCGTCTATTGCCGCAAGGAAGGTCGGGCCCTGGGCGAAGTGACCAAGTTTCTGGTCTATAATGCCCGCAAACGCCAGGAAGGGGGCGATCGCGCGGATGCCTACTTCCTGCGGACGGAGTGCGTGGCGGGGGTGCAGGATATGCGCTTTCAGGAACTCATGCCCGACGTGCTGCACTGGCTGGGCGTGAGCAAGATCGACCGGCTGGTGTCAATGAGCAATATGAAATACAACGCAATTACTCACGCGGGCATCGAAGTTGTGCAGCGCATCCCAATCCCGCCAGACCTAATTCCCGCCGACGCGCAGGTAGAAATCGAAGCCAAAAAAGCATCGGGCTACTATTCCGAAAACGGCGTACTGACGACCGACGCGCTGGCGCAGGTGAAGGGACGGGATTATTAG
- the upp gene encoding uracil phosphoribosyltransferase, with amino-acid sequence MRRSDTHTQDFRRLLKEISMLLAYEVTRDLPVKYEKIRTPLAEMEAPVLAADKNMVIVSIMRAGQGLLDGMLELIPTAKVGHIGLYREPTTLTVVEYYLKLPNDTEHRDMLVVDPMLATGNSAVAAVDRLKEANPLSIKFVCLLAAPEGIQCFHEQHPDVPIYTAAVDERLDEHGYIVPGVGDAGDRLYGTK; translated from the coding sequence ATGCGCCGGTCAGACACCCACACGCAAGACTTTCGACGGCTGCTCAAGGAAATTTCCATGCTGCTGGCTTATGAAGTCACCCGTGATCTGCCGGTGAAGTACGAAAAAATCCGCACGCCCCTGGCCGAGATGGAAGCACCCGTGCTGGCCGCCGACAAAAACATGGTGATTGTCTCGATCATGCGGGCGGGTCAGGGCTTGCTGGATGGCATGTTGGAGCTAATTCCCACTGCAAAAGTTGGGCATATCGGGCTATATCGAGAGCCGACCACGCTGACGGTGGTGGAATATTACCTGAAGCTGCCCAACGATACCGAACACCGCGACATGCTCGTTGTAGACCCGATGCTGGCTACGGGCAACTCGGCCGTCGCCGCCGTCGATCGCCTCAAGGAAGCCAATCCGCTGTCGATCAAGTTTGTTTGCTTGCTGGCGGCTCCAGAAGGCATCCAGTGTTTTCATGAGCAGCATCCCGACGTGCCCATTTACACGGCTGCGGTGGATGAGCGACTGGATGAGCATGGCTACATTGTTCCCGGCGTGGGCGATGCGGGCGATCGCCTCTATGGCACGAAGTAA
- a CDS encoding 2'-5' RNA ligase family protein: MVDTTARFFIALVPPPAIQDYANGVIQELGDRFQTHTAKAPPHVTLQPPFEWSPARADRLTEELAAFAQQQSSVPVHLLGFGQFSPRVLYIHVERTPALLALQAALAEHLEQTLGIVDPKAKRRRFTPHVTVASRNITPHTFQQAWALLKERPLDLKFLGDRLTLLKHDGHQWQIYREFALLTPACPSTEPGGVIGVGDRPIG; encoded by the coding sequence ATGGTTGATACAACCGCCCGCTTTTTCATTGCCCTGGTTCCCCCCCCCGCCATTCAAGACTATGCCAATGGCGTAATTCAGGAATTGGGCGATCGCTTTCAGACCCACACGGCCAAAGCACCGCCCCACGTCACGCTCCAGCCGCCGTTTGAGTGGTCGCCGGCCCGCGCCGATCGCCTCACCGAAGAACTGGCCGCCTTTGCTCAGCAGCAGAGCAGCGTTCCTGTGCATCTGTTGGGGTTTGGCCAGTTTTCGCCCCGCGTGCTGTATATCCACGTCGAAAGGACTCCGGCCCTGTTGGCGCTTCAGGCGGCCCTAGCGGAGCATTTAGAGCAAACGCTGGGCATTGTCGATCCCAAGGCAAAGCGGCGGCGGTTTACGCCTCACGTCACGGTCGCTTCGCGCAATATCACCCCCCACACGTTTCAGCAAGCCTGGGCCTTGTTGAAAGAACGCCCGCTGGATTTGAAATTTCTGGGCGATCGCCTGACGCTCCTGAAACACGACGGGCATCAATGGCAGATTTATCGGGAGTTTGCGCTGCTGACTCCTGCCTGTCCGTCCACAGAACCGGGCGGGGTCATCGGCGTGGGCGATCGCCCCATCGGGTGA
- a CDS encoding DUF4278 domain-containing protein has translation MKLTYRGITYDYNPQPLNLNNSHPTTTELKFRGNEYQTNQPVATDPAATVPAVAPAPMTQPAAPVSIEERARELMMNHHKTVKRRQQAMLTRLAANVGLDAGTTSQYWGHIQGKVQPGFWDSYDRSHVSIS, from the coding sequence ATGAAACTCACCTATCGTGGCATCACTTACGACTACAATCCCCAACCCCTGAACCTGAACAACAGCCACCCGACTACTACTGAACTGAAGTTCCGGGGCAACGAATATCAGACCAATCAACCTGTTGCAACTGATCCTGCGGCGACTGTTCCTGCTGTTGCACCGGCACCTATGACCCAGCCCGCAGCCCCCGTTTCCATCGAAGAGAGAGCGCGGGAGCTGATGATGAATCACCACAAAACGGTGAAGCGCCGTCAACAAGCGATGCTGACCCGTTTGGCTGCCAACGTCGGGCTAGATGCCGGAACCACGAGCCAATACTGGGGACACATTCAAGGCAAGGTGCAGCCCGGTTTCTGGGACAGCTACGACCGCAGCCACGTCAGCATCAGCTAG